From Methanosarcina lacustris Z-7289, one genomic window encodes:
- a CDS encoding transposase: MPTMIKSVPGSVRDISTLYKTIEELDISDKVLLLDRGFFSEDILNFLEEKHVKYVLPTKRNSHYYDTRIHLNEEFIYHDRLIKCGKRKLGERFLYLFEDQDLKLEEQKTIFKKKEEGKIDDEEHSLKQKRAGKFLIISNYDIGKKEMYELYKKRDHVEKLFDAYKTTLNADKLYLHDDESVYGHVFVAFLSLYLYCKLLKAIKKADINDKFSPTDILVKYRKVKMIEFNEVEVITEVPKKVRELDKVLQFNIFPTKNRS; the protein is encoded by the coding sequence ATGCCTACCATGATCAAGTCGGTACCAGGTAGCGTTCGGGATATAAGTACACTGTACAAAACGATAGAAGAATTGGATATTAGTGATAAAGTATTACTTCTTGATCGTGGTTTTTTTTCTGAAGACATTCTTAATTTCTTAGAGGAAAAACATGTCAAATATGTGTTGCCAACAAAAAGAAATAGTCATTATTATGACACGAGAATACATCTCAATGAAGAGTTTATCTATCACGATAGGTTAATCAAATGTGGCAAAAGAAAGTTGGGAGAAAGGTTCCTATATTTGTTTGAAGACCAGGACTTAAAGCTTGAAGAACAAAAAACAATCTTCAAAAAAAAAGAAGAAGGGAAAATTGATGATGAAGAACACTCTTTGAAACAGAAAAGAGCAGGCAAGTTCCTAATTATCTCCAATTATGACATCGGAAAAAAGGAGATGTATGAGCTTTACAAGAAAAGAGATCATGTTGAGAAATTGTTTGACGCGTATAAAACGACTTTGAATGCTGATAAATTGTATCTCCACGATGATGAGAGTGTTTACGGACATGTGTTTGTGGCGTTTCTTTCATTATACTTATATTGCAAACTGTTGAAGGCAATTAAAAAAGCAGATATTAATGACAAGTTTTCACCTACTGACATTTTAGTAAAGTATAGAAAAGTAAAAATGATTGAGTTTAATGAAGTTGAGGTCATAACTGAAGTTCCTAAAAAAGTAAGAGAACTGGATAAAGTTCTCCAATTTAATATATTCCCTACAAAAAATCGGAGTTAA
- a CDS encoding adenine nucleotide alpha hydrolase family protein codes for MTDDEYLKRCSMCILPETTPNITFDKDSVCNFCHSHVKVQYEGESKLRELLYSYRKDSSKYDCVLGISGGRDSSYTLLKLVKDYHLKVLAVNYENPFTDPQAKTNIENAVEALNVDVVSFKLKNNIHEKTFKHNFTSWLREPSPAAIPMMCIACKLILPNVIKYAKKYDVGCVVTGGNPYEYISFKRELLNVSTDDNYMNLLTKSFGIKGFGGIANEMLKNPLYCHPMCIPTMVTGFLYGNPYSFGPRFLSPNINLNSDFL; via the coding sequence ATGACAGATGATGAATACTTGAAAAGATGTAGCATGTGTATACTGCCCGAAACAACACCAAATATTACTTTTGATAAAGATAGTGTTTGTAATTTTTGCCATTCTCATGTAAAAGTCCAGTATGAAGGGGAATCAAAACTTAGAGAATTACTGTACTCGTATCGTAAAGATAGCAGCAAATATGATTGTGTTTTAGGAATCAGTGGTGGGAGAGATAGCAGTTATACACTCCTTAAACTTGTAAAAGATTATCATCTAAAAGTTCTGGCAGTTAATTACGAAAATCCGTTTACGGATCCCCAGGCTAAAACCAATATTGAAAATGCTGTAGAAGCGTTAAACGTTGATGTTGTTAGTTTCAAATTGAAAAATAATATTCATGAAAAAACGTTTAAACATAATTTTACTTCCTGGCTTCGCGAACCATCTCCTGCAGCTATACCTATGATGTGTATTGCCTGTAAATTGATTCTTCCAAATGTGATTAAGTATGCAAAAAAGTATGATGTGGGATGTGTAGTAACAGGAGGTAATCCATATGAGTACATATCTTTTAAAAGAGAATTACTGAATGTTTCCACAGATGACAATTACATGAATCTCTTAACAAAAAGTTTTGGCATAAAAGGTTTTGGAGGAATTGCGAATGAGATGCTAAAAAATCCTCTTTATTGCCACCCTATGTGTATTCCCACAATGGTAACAGGATTTTTGTACGGAAATCCTTACAGTTTTGGACCCCGATTTTTGTCTCCGAATATTAACCTTAACTCCGATTTTTTGTAG